A window of Natranaeroarchaeum aerophilus contains these coding sequences:
- a CDS encoding translation initiation factor eIF-2B yields the protein MTTFYAVLRHHGDVLVEQGEQGWALPTVDGEDADRAVAGLVPGDVDSQQVRIGAPIGNDQLRPVLFDLPERPTVGTERAWRCPTTLLDDDAAPSAWDPYERVAPTVRSIAADDEHGAASLSVRALEVLRDRAALLAAEGERDPDELHDLGRRLLRARPSMAVLRNRVNRAVSDAGGADEWNGTDDPTPDAIQRAATAGIDRAIDSDAEAAAAAAELIEGDAVLTLSRSGTVLDALGSATLSGVFVAESRPAREGIDVAERLAAEHDAPVTVHTDAAIAHVLATEDVDAVLVGADTILPDGRVINKTGTRVAALAAAREEVPVYVVAASDKVSHESAVNLESGDTGAVYDGEAGLDVLNPTFDVTPGDLVAGVIAERGVLDAAEIEAIAEEHAAAAAWQDPPTDGHEDPRESEWE from the coding sequence ATGACGACGTTCTACGCAGTACTCCGTCACCATGGGGACGTGCTCGTCGAACAGGGCGAGCAGGGATGGGCGTTGCCGACAGTCGACGGCGAAGACGCCGATCGGGCGGTCGCTGGGTTGGTCCCGGGCGACGTCGACAGCCAGCAGGTTCGGATCGGTGCGCCGATCGGGAATGACCAGCTACGGCCGGTGCTGTTCGACCTGCCGGAACGCCCCACGGTCGGCACGGAGCGCGCCTGGCGCTGTCCCACCACGCTGCTCGACGATGACGCCGCCCCCAGCGCGTGGGACCCCTACGAGCGCGTTGCGCCGACGGTTCGCTCCATCGCGGCGGACGACGAGCACGGCGCTGCCTCTCTCTCGGTGCGGGCGCTCGAAGTGCTCCGGGACCGGGCTGCGCTGCTGGCCGCCGAGGGCGAGCGGGACCCGGATGAACTCCACGATCTCGGACGGCGACTGCTCAGAGCCCGCCCGAGCATGGCCGTGCTCCGCAATCGCGTGAACCGGGCGGTAAGCGACGCGGGGGGTGCAGACGAATGGAATGGCACGGACGACCCGACACCCGACGCAATCCAGCGCGCCGCCACGGCTGGTATCGACCGCGCGATCGATTCGGACGCCGAGGCGGCCGCAGCAGCCGCGGAGCTGATCGAGGGCGACGCCGTGCTCACGCTCTCGCGTTCGGGAACCGTGCTGGACGCGCTCGGTAGTGCGACCCTCTCGGGGGTCTTCGTCGCCGAGTCCCGCCCGGCCCGCGAAGGGATCGACGTCGCGGAGCGACTCGCGGCCGAACACGACGCGCCGGTCACCGTCCACACCGACGCCGCGATCGCCCACGTGCTTGCGACCGAAGACGTCGATGCGGTGCTCGTCGGCGCGGACACGATTCTGCCGGACGGCCGGGTGATCAACAAGACCGGGACGCGCGTTGCCGCGCTGGCCGCCGCTCGCGAGGAGGTTCCGGTCTACGTCGTCGCGGCCAGCGACAAGGTTAGCCACGAGTCGGCCGTCAATCTCGAATCCGGCGATACAGGGGCAGTGTACGACGGCGAGGCGGGGCTGGACGTGTTGAACCCCACGTTCGACGTCACGCCGGGCGATCTCGTTGCGGGCGTCATCGCCGAGCGGGGGGTGCTCGACGCCGCGGAGATCGAAGCGATCGCCGAGGAGCACGCCGCTGCAGCAGCGTGGCAGGACCCGCCAACTGATGGGCACGAAGACCCGCGAGAATCGGAATGGGAGTAG
- a CDS encoding coenzyme F420-0:L-glutamate ligase: MQALPVPDLPEIREGDDIAALVDERIDLRPSDIVAVASTVVSKATGRTADLDDFPADDRARSVAQRLEDATGDEKDPRFAQAVLEESEELLIESPFLLTRTHFGHITVNAGIDRSNVPGHDLLLLPEDPSERAAEIRAGLDVDAPVLVTDTCGRPFRHGQRGVTIGWAGMPASRDWRGEHDRDGRELGVTVQSVVDELAATANLVAGEGAGGTPVVVIRDWDFGEHGGSDELFRDLDGDFVQQALRQWSYED; this comes from the coding sequence ATGCAGGCGCTCCCGGTGCCCGATCTCCCGGAGATACGGGAAGGTGACGACATCGCCGCGTTAGTCGACGAGCGGATAGACCTGCGACCGTCGGACATCGTCGCGGTCGCGAGCACCGTCGTCTCGAAAGCGACGGGGCGGACTGCCGACCTCGACGATTTTCCGGCGGACGACCGGGCCCGATCGGTTGCACAGCGACTGGAGGACGCGACCGGCGACGAGAAGGACCCGCGGTTCGCACAGGCGGTGCTCGAAGAGAGCGAAGAGCTGCTGATCGAGTCGCCGTTCCTGCTGACCCGGACCCACTTCGGCCACATCACGGTCAACGCGGGGATCGACCGCTCGAACGTGCCCGGCCACGACCTCCTGTTGTTGCCCGAGGACCCATCCGAGCGCGCTGCCGAGATCCGCGCCGGGCTCGACGTCGACGCGCCGGTGCTGGTCACCGACACCTGCGGGCGGCCGTTCCGCCACGGCCAGCGCGGCGTCACGATCGGCTGGGCGGGGATGCCCGCGAGCCGCGACTGGCGCGGCGAACACGACCGGGACGGGCGCGAACTCGGTGTGACGGTCCAGTCGGTCGTCGACGAACTCGCGGCGACGGCGAACCTCGTCGCTGGTGAGGGCGCAGGCGGGACGCCGGTTGTCGTGATCCGCGACTGGGACTTCGGCGAGCACGGCGGAAGCGACGAACTGTTCCGCGATCTCGACGGCGACTTCGTTCAGCAGGCGCTGCGACAGTGGAGCTACGAGGACTAA
- a CDS encoding 5,10-methylenetetrahydromethanopterin reductase: protein MHGIELTPEHPVAEIVDRAQAAERNGFDTLFAACHYFNRDPFVTLDRIAAATDEIRVGPAAANPYVVHPVQLASQVATLQEVSDGRAVFGIGPGDKSTLSGLGVERDKPLRRVLESFKVAQDLWAGERVSHDGTFTAKDAGLEYDVDGEIPVYVGGQGPHMIRMSAKHADGLLYNASHPDDFAWAAEQVEKGLADRPDERGEFEFAAYASVSVDEDAEAARELARQPVAFIASGAAPPVLDRHGIDREQAAAVGDAIERGDFGEAFGAVTPEMIDAFSVAGTPEDVEARIGEIMEYADGFVAGTPLGPDQESAIAHLGAALDRRTPE from the coding sequence ATGCACGGAATCGAACTTACCCCCGAACATCCAGTGGCAGAGATCGTCGACCGCGCGCAGGCGGCCGAGCGAAACGGCTTCGACACGCTGTTTGCGGCGTGTCACTACTTCAACCGCGATCCGTTCGTCACGCTCGACCGGATCGCCGCGGCGACCGACGAGATCCGTGTGGGTCCTGCGGCGGCCAACCCGTACGTCGTCCATCCGGTCCAGCTCGCCTCGCAGGTTGCTACCCTACAGGAGGTCAGCGACGGGCGGGCCGTCTTCGGCATCGGCCCCGGCGACAAATCGACGCTGTCGGGGCTCGGCGTCGAGCGCGACAAGCCGCTCCGGCGTGTGCTCGAATCGTTCAAAGTCGCCCAGGACCTCTGGGCGGGCGAGCGCGTCAGCCACGACGGGACGTTCACTGCGAAAGACGCCGGACTGGAGTACGACGTCGACGGCGAGATCCCCGTCTACGTCGGGGGACAGGGACCGCACATGATCCGGATGAGCGCGAAACACGCCGACGGCCTCCTCTACAATGCCTCCCACCCCGACGACTTCGCGTGGGCGGCAGAACAGGTCGAGAAAGGACTGGCGGACCGGCCCGACGAGCGCGGCGAGTTCGAGTTCGCCGCCTACGCGAGCGTCAGCGTCGACGAGGACGCCGAGGCAGCCCGCGAACTGGCGCGTCAGCCCGTCGCCTTCATCGCCTCGGGCGCGGCCCCACCGGTGCTGGACCGACACGGAATCGACCGCGAGCAGGCTGCTGCGGTCGGCGACGCGATCGAGCGCGGCGACTTCGGCGAGGCCTTTGGCGCTGTCACGCCCGAAATGATCGATGCGTTCTCGGTCGCCGGGACGCCCGAGGACGTCGAAGCACGGATCGGCGAGATCATGGAGTACGCCGACGGCTTCGTCGCCGGGACACCGCTTGGCCCGGATCAGGAGTCAGCTATTGCTCATCTCGGGGCGGCGCTTGACCGACGGACTCCGGAGTAA
- the infB gene encoding translation initiation factor IF-2, with the protein MSDSTTSTDAALRTPIVAVLGHVDHGKTSVLDKVRGSAVIEGEAGAITQHIGATAVPLDVISEIAGELVDPTDFDLPGLLFIDTPGHHSFATLRSRGGALADIAILVVDVNDGFQPQTEEAIEILKRSETPFIVAANKIDTVPGWNPTEDAPVQATYESQSDRVRGDLDEKLYEIIGQLSDRGFSADLYWRVQNFQNNVGVVPVSAMTGEGIPDLLTVMMGLSQRYMKEAMEIDVAGPGVGTVLEVKEEKGFGTTLDVVLYDGTVKEDDTIVVGGADSTIVTDVRALLKPRPLSEIRTESRFEDVDELKAAAGIKIAAPELDDAMSGAPMRVVRDREIDDVVSEVEAELADIAVDTEEQGIVVKADTLGSLEAMSNALEEAEVPIVRAEVGDVAPRDISVASTAEDPMHEAILAFNVDVLADAHTAAENQDVRIFESDVIYRLIEEYEEFVEEREQAQQETILDKITRPARFQILPDHTFRQNDPAVVGVEVLAGTIQNNTNVALFDGKEPKRIGQMKGIQDAGEDVDEARKGDRVSVAIDGPTVGRGIEEGDELWTEIPEKHAKILEQELLEDIEPDERDALQMYLDKHRRRDPFWGK; encoded by the coding sequence ATGTCGGACTCTACAACATCAACGGACGCCGCCCTTCGGACGCCGATCGTCGCCGTTCTCGGACACGTCGATCACGGGAAAACAAGTGTGCTCGACAAGGTCCGTGGCTCGGCGGTCATCGAGGGCGAAGCGGGGGCGATCACACAACACATCGGCGCGACTGCGGTGCCGCTCGACGTCATCTCCGAAATCGCGGGCGAACTGGTCGATCCGACGGACTTCGATCTGCCCGGCCTGCTGTTTATCGACACGCCGGGCCATCACTCCTTCGCGACGCTGCGTTCACGGGGCGGCGCGCTCGCGGACATCGCGATCCTGGTCGTCGACGTCAACGACGGCTTCCAGCCCCAGACCGAGGAAGCAATCGAGATCCTCAAACGCTCGGAGACTCCCTTCATCGTCGCCGCGAACAAGATCGACACCGTCCCCGGCTGGAACCCGACCGAGGACGCGCCGGTGCAGGCGACCTACGAGAGCCAGAGCGACCGGGTGCGCGGCGACCTCGACGAGAAACTCTACGAGATCATCGGCCAGCTGAGCGATCGGGGCTTCTCGGCGGATCTGTACTGGCGCGTGCAGAACTTCCAGAACAACGTCGGCGTCGTCCCGGTCTCGGCGATGACCGGCGAGGGGATCCCCGACCTGCTGACCGTGATGATGGGCCTCTCCCAGCGCTACATGAAAGAGGCCATGGAGATCGACGTGGCAGGACCGGGCGTCGGCACCGTCCTGGAAGTCAAAGAGGAGAAAGGCTTCGGTACCACCCTCGACGTCGTGCTCTACGACGGCACGGTCAAAGAGGACGACACGATCGTCGTCGGTGGGGCCGACAGCACCATCGTTACCGACGTTCGCGCACTGCTGAAACCGCGACCGCTCTCGGAGATCCGCACCGAGAGTCGCTTCGAGGACGTCGACGAACTGAAGGCCGCAGCGGGGATCAAGATCGCCGCGCCCGAGCTGGACGACGCCATGTCCGGCGCGCCGATGCGGGTCGTCCGCGATCGCGAGATCGACGACGTGGTTAGTGAGGTCGAGGCCGAACTCGCGGATATCGCCGTCGATACCGAGGAACAGGGGATCGTCGTCAAGGCCGATACGCTCGGCAGTCTTGAAGCCATGTCCAACGCGCTCGAAGAGGCCGAGGTTCCGATCGTTCGCGCGGAGGTCGGCGACGTCGCGCCGCGGGATATCTCGGTCGCCTCGACCGCCGAGGATCCGATGCACGAGGCGATCCTCGCCTTCAACGTCGACGTGCTGGCCGACGCCCACACTGCCGCGGAGAACCAGGACGTCCGGATCTTCGAGAGCGACGTCATCTACAGGCTGATCGAGGAGTACGAGGAGTTCGTCGAAGAACGCGAGCAGGCCCAGCAGGAGACGATCCTCGACAAGATTACCCGACCAGCCCGCTTCCAGATTCTGCCCGATCACACGTTCCGGCAGAACGACCCCGCCGTCGTCGGCGTCGAGGTCCTCGCTGGCACCATCCAGAACAACACGAACGTCGCCCTGTTCGACGGCAAGGAGCCAAAACGCATCGGCCAGATGAAAGGGATTCAGGACGCCGGTGAGGACGTCGACGAGGCTCGCAAAGGTGATCGCGTGAGCGTCGCCATCGACGGTCCGACGGTCGGCCGGGGAATCGAGGAAGGCGACGAGCTCTGGACCGAGATCCCCGAAAAACACGCGAAGATCCTCGAACAGGAGCTCCTGGAGGATATCGAACCGGACGAGCGCGATGCCCTGCAGATGTACCTGGACAAGCACCGGCGGCGGGACCCGTTCTGGGGCAAATAA
- a CDS encoding DUF5811 family protein → MNGNNPYAGTPGTTQAGKRASADLAELSASQRRILRENVTRIAARTRSFLPDEYVVDSDVSQASGGARATVAVQPPVGHPVSAGFTPDGDDFEDEQLITDDDEFEVARGLAASAALQVKQTVQDDVTPTAR, encoded by the coding sequence ATGAACGGCAACAATCCGTACGCCGGAACTCCGGGCACCACGCAGGCCGGAAAACGTGCGTCAGCCGATCTCGCCGAACTCTCCGCGAGCCAGCGGCGTATCCTCCGGGAGAACGTCACCCGGATCGCTGCCCGGACGCGTTCGTTCCTCCCGGACGAGTACGTCGTCGACTCCGACGTCTCGCAAGCATCGGGTGGCGCACGCGCGACCGTCGCCGTACAGCCGCCGGTCGGCCACCCGGTAAGCGCCGGCTTCACGCCGGATGGCGATGACTTCGAGGACGAGCAGCTCATCACCGACGACGACGAGTTCGAGGTCGCCCGTGGCCTCGCCGCCAGCGCAGCTCTACAGGTCAAACAGACCGTACAGGACGACGTGACGCCGACCGCGCGGTGA
- a CDS encoding CDC48 family AAA ATPase, translating to MNEVQLEVAKAYPNDSGRGIARLDPDTLLHLKLSPGDIIEIEGADTTAAKVWRADRQDWNTDTVRIDGFTRQNADVGIGERVTIKKAEAQKADSLVLAPPEEASVQFGSDAAGMVKRQILKRPVVGRDIVPVMSSTNHPFMRSPGQAIPLIAVETEPEGVVLVTEDTDVELREEPISGFEKTGGGITYEDIGGLQNEIQRVREMVELPMKHPQIFKKLGIEPPQGVLLHGPPGTGKTLLAKAVANETSASFFSIAGPEIISKYYGESEQQLREIFEDATEESPSIIFIDELDSIAPKREDVTGEVERRVVAQLLTMMDGLESRGQVIVIAATNRVDSVDPALRRPGRFDREIEIGVPDEVGREEILQIHTRGMPLSDDVNLGHLADETHGFVGADIESLTKEAAMKALRRYLPEIDLDEEDIPPSLIDRMIVKRQDFRGALNEVEPSAMREVLVELPKISWDDVGGLDEAQQQIQESVEWPMSSPEKFTRMGVEPPKGVLLYGPPGTGKTLMAKAVANETNANFISVRGPQLLSKWVGESEKAIRQTFRKARQVSPTIIFFDELDSLAPARSQEMGSNVSERVVNQLLTELDGLEEMGEVMVIGATNRPDMIDPALIRSGRFDRLVMVGQPTIEGREQILNIHTGDTPLAADVSLREIAEITDGYVGSDLESIAREAAIEALREDDDAEAVEMRHFRQALEDVRPTITEDILDYYEQMKDEFKGGGSDPRGRQGGRIGFQ from the coding sequence ATGAACGAAGTTCAACTGGAAGTCGCGAAAGCCTACCCCAACGACTCGGGGCGTGGCATCGCTCGTCTCGATCCGGATACGCTGTTGCATCTCAAGCTCAGCCCTGGTGACATCATCGAAATAGAGGGTGCGGACACGACCGCAGCCAAGGTCTGGCGGGCGGACCGGCAGGACTGGAACACCGACACCGTCCGGATCGACGGGTTCACTCGGCAAAACGCCGATGTCGGTATCGGCGAGCGCGTCACGATCAAGAAAGCGGAGGCCCAGAAAGCCGACTCGCTCGTGCTCGCGCCGCCCGAGGAAGCGAGCGTCCAGTTCGGCTCCGACGCCGCCGGAATGGTCAAACGCCAGATCCTCAAACGCCCGGTCGTCGGGCGCGATATCGTCCCCGTGATGTCGAGTACGAACCACCCGTTCATGCGCTCGCCGGGACAGGCAATCCCGCTGATCGCTGTCGAGACCGAGCCCGAAGGCGTCGTGCTCGTCACCGAGGACACCGACGTCGAGTTGCGCGAGGAGCCGATCAGCGGCTTCGAGAAGACGGGTGGCGGCATCACCTACGAGGATATCGGCGGCTTACAGAACGAGATCCAGCGGGTCCGCGAGATGGTCGAGTTGCCGATGAAACACCCGCAGATCTTCAAAAAGCTCGGCATCGAGCCGCCACAGGGCGTCCTGCTGCATGGCCCGCCGGGCACCGGGAAAACCCTGCTTGCGAAAGCCGTCGCCAACGAAACCTCCGCCAGTTTCTTCTCTATCGCCGGACCGGAGATCATCTCGAAATACTACGGGGAGTCCGAACAGCAGCTCCGGGAGATCTTCGAGGATGCGACCGAGGAGTCGCCCTCGATCATCTTCATCGACGAACTCGACTCGATCGCGCCGAAACGCGAGGACGTCACCGGCGAGGTCGAACGCCGCGTCGTCGCCCAGCTACTGACGATGATGGACGGCCTCGAATCTCGTGGACAGGTCATCGTCATCGCGGCGACGAACCGCGTCGACTCGGTCGATCCCGCGCTCCGGCGGCCCGGCCGGTTCGACCGCGAGATCGAGATCGGCGTTCCCGACGAGGTCGGTCGAGAGGAGATCCTCCAGATCCACACCCGCGGGATGCCCCTGTCCGACGACGTGAACCTCGGCCATCTGGCCGACGAGACCCACGGCTTCGTCGGCGCGGACATCGAGAGTTTGACCAAAGAGGCGGCGATGAAGGCGCTTCGACGCTACCTGCCCGAGATCGATCTCGACGAGGAGGATATCCCGCCGAGCCTGATCGACCGGATGATCGTCAAGCGCCAGGACTTCCGCGGCGCATTGAACGAGGTCGAACCCTCCGCGATGCGGGAGGTGCTGGTCGAACTGCCGAAGATCAGCTGGGACGACGTTGGTGGGCTCGACGAGGCCCAGCAACAGATTCAGGAGAGCGTCGAGTGGCCGATGTCCAGCCCGGAGAAGTTCACCCGGATGGGCGTCGAGCCACCCAAGGGCGTCTTGCTCTACGGCCCACCGGGCACGGGCAAGACGCTGATGGCGAAAGCGGTGGCAAACGAGACCAACGCGAACTTCATCAGCGTGCGCGGGCCACAGCTGCTCAGCAAGTGGGTCGGCGAATCCGAGAAGGCGATCCGACAGACCTTCCGCAAGGCGCGGCAGGTCTCGCCGACGATCATCTTCTTCGACGAACTCGACAGTCTCGCGCCCGCCCGCAGCCAGGAGATGGGCTCGAACGTCTCTGAACGGGTCGTCAACCAGCTACTGACCGAACTCGACGGGCTCGAGGAGATGGGCGAGGTGATGGTGATCGGCGCGACCAACCGCCCGGACATGATCGATCCGGCCCTGATCCGCTCGGGCCGGTTCGACCGACTGGTCATGGTGGGACAGCCAACCATCGAGGGGCGCGAGCAGATCCTCAACATCCATACCGGCGACACGCCGCTGGCCGCAGACGTGAGCCTCCGTGAGATCGCCGAGATCACGGATGGCTACGTCGGCAGCGACCTCGAATCGATCGCCCGCGAGGCGGCAATCGAGGCGCTGCGCGAGGACGACGACGCCGAGGCTGTCGAGATGCGTCACTTCCGGCAGGCGCTGGAGGACGTCCGGCCAACGATCACCGAGGACATTCTGGACTACTACGAGCAGATGAAAGACGAGTTCAAGGGCGGCGGGAGCGATCCTCGCGGCCGACAGGGCGGTCGGATCGGCTTCCAGTGA
- a CDS encoding glucose 1-dehydrogenase → MQAIAVRRGEDHPTIIEKPRPDPGEGEALVRTLRVGIDGTDHEVISGSHGGYPQGADHLVLGHEAVGVVEEPGDTDHDVGDIVVPTVRRPPGESNKYFERGQPDMAPDGEYFECGIIGTHGFMSEYFTAPGKYLIEVPESLAELGFLIEPISISEKAFEHAYASRSAFEWDPESAMVLGNGSLGLLTLAMAIHTEPFDRTYCLGRRDRPDPTIDIIETLGATYVDSRETPVDEVPAAHEGMDFIYEATGYPPHAFQTIDALAPNGVGALLGVPDPWEFEIDGGALHEEFVLHNKALIGSVNSNIDHFDAAVDTLDALPDWLCDDLVTGVYGLSELHRAFEDGDDVIKTAIEF, encoded by the coding sequence ATGCAAGCGATAGCGGTCCGACGCGGTGAGGACCACCCCACGATAATCGAGAAGCCCAGACCCGATCCGGGCGAGGGAGAGGCTCTCGTCCGGACGTTGCGGGTTGGCATCGACGGAACCGATCACGAAGTTATCAGCGGCTCTCATGGCGGCTATCCACAGGGTGCAGATCATCTTGTGCTCGGGCACGAGGCGGTCGGTGTCGTCGAAGAGCCCGGCGATACCGATCACGACGTCGGCGACATTGTCGTTCCGACGGTTCGGCGGCCGCCGGGGGAGTCGAACAAGTACTTCGAGCGCGGCCAGCCGGATATGGCTCCTGACGGCGAGTACTTCGAGTGTGGGATTATCGGTACGCACGGATTCATGTCGGAGTATTTCACTGCCCCGGGAAAATACCTGATCGAGGTTCCCGAATCACTGGCGGAGCTTGGCTTTCTGATCGAACCGATCAGTATCTCCGAGAAAGCGTTCGAGCACGCATACGCCTCCCGATCGGCCTTCGAGTGGGACCCCGAGAGCGCGATGGTGCTGGGCAACGGTAGCCTCGGACTGCTTACCCTCGCGATGGCGATCCACACGGAACCGTTTGATCGAACCTACTGTCTCGGCCGTCGTGACCGTCCCGACCCGACGATCGACATCATCGAGACACTCGGCGCGACCTACGTCGACTCGCGCGAGACGCCGGTCGACGAAGTGCCCGCCGCACACGAGGGGATGGACTTCATTTACGAGGCGACGGGCTACCCACCCCACGCGTTCCAGACGATCGACGCACTCGCGCCCAATGGCGTCGGCGCGTTGCTTGGCGTCCCTGACCCGTGGGAGTTCGAGATCGACGGCGGCGCACTCCACGAGGAGTTCGTCCTCCACAACAAGGCGCTGATCGGTAGCGTCAACTCGAATATCGACCACTTCGACGCTGCGGTTGACACGCTCGACGCGCTTCCAGACTGGCTATGTGACGATCTCGTCACCGGCGTCTACGGCCTCTCAGAGCTCCACCGTGCGTTCGAGGACGGCGACGACGTTATCAAGACCGCAATCGAGTTTTGA
- a CDS encoding DUF6663 family protein, producing MDQTTDGRFRVLPGRSDDELLLLDPESAEPSYVPVPEGEAPAVGHLVDATLVWEDGDPVVAEYSVVTATTFRFIRTDEPAFEAARECFESARAEGAAMNSQITRDMDSDPNGVVYTFAEQAGERDLFGEFRDGVKPLEPLVARAAEAAEPPFSVWVLDTPEPFVLVYIVLGPDSLLERTMRDTYR from the coding sequence ATGGACCAGACCACGGACGGGCGGTTTCGCGTGCTTCCCGGACGAAGCGACGACGAACTGCTATTGCTTGATCCCGAGTCGGCCGAGCCGAGCTACGTCCCCGTTCCCGAGGGTGAGGCACCAGCAGTCGGACACCTCGTCGATGCCACACTCGTGTGGGAAGACGGCGATCCTGTCGTGGCCGAGTACAGCGTCGTCACTGCCACGACGTTTCGGTTCATCCGCACCGACGAACCAGCCTTCGAGGCTGCACGGGAGTGTTTCGAGTCGGCGCGTGCGGAGGGAGCGGCCATGAACTCTCAGATCACGCGGGACATGGACAGCGACCCCAACGGCGTGGTCTACACGTTCGCCGAGCAGGCAGGCGAGCGCGACCTGTTCGGCGAGTTCCGGGACGGCGTCAAGCCGCTGGAACCGCTGGTCGCCCGCGCTGCCGAGGCCGCCGAACCGCCCTTTTCGGTCTGGGTGCTCGATACACCGGAACCGTTCGTCCTCGTGTATATCGTGCTGGGGCCGGACAGCCTGCTGGAGCGGACGATGCGGGATACGTATCGCTGA